The Fervidibacillus albus genome contains a region encoding:
- the ytxC gene encoding sporulation protein YtxC, with product MVKIHFQNERDINNLYHRLKKTGKCLQLERRGNFLSITFAENDREQALTELHQGIKYLLKQKRIEWWKTILHEEFFYRDSAEQFQIIDIAQSILNGKRKDMHSFVDHMHDEKQIDEAIWELLKREDSFSFDAFIKFRLRFYIDKLASYITVAIDEYKLEQDYQMFLHYLRDFVRNRPPQMERITMVDHKRFLFFDEFGKEMKPADLYKRIDRKLLSSHPVYVDSAIIAPLISIAPNAIHVYTNNREKDILFTLKNIFEEKLHMHPLGNWDGNCLNR from the coding sequence TTGGTCAAAATTCATTTTCAGAATGAACGAGATATAAACAATTTATATCACCGGCTGAAAAAAACCGGGAAATGTCTTCAATTGGAAAGACGGGGGAATTTTCTTTCCATAACCTTTGCGGAAAACGACCGCGAACAGGCCTTGACTGAATTACATCAAGGAATTAAATATTTACTGAAACAAAAACGGATTGAATGGTGGAAAACCATTTTGCACGAGGAGTTTTTTTATCGAGACTCAGCGGAACAGTTTCAAATTATCGATATCGCCCAGTCCATTTTAAACGGGAAACGGAAAGATATGCACTCGTTCGTCGATCATATGCACGATGAAAAACAAATTGATGAGGCGATATGGGAGTTGTTAAAAAGGGAAGATTCCTTTTCCTTCGATGCGTTTATTAAATTTCGCCTCCGTTTTTATATCGATAAATTGGCATCATACATTACGGTGGCGATCGATGAATACAAATTGGAGCAAGATTACCAAATGTTTTTACATTATTTACGCGACTTTGTTCGGAATCGTCCGCCGCAAATGGAGCGGATTACGATGGTAGATCATAAACGTTTCTTGTTTTTTGATGAGTTCGGAAAGGAAATGAAGCCGGCGGATTTGTACAAGAGAATCGATCGGAAATTGTTGTCGAGCCATCCCGTTTACGTCGATTCGGCAATTATTGCACCCCTTATTTCCATCGCTCCGAATGCGATTCACGTATATACAAATAATCGGGAAAAGGATATTCTTTTTACTTTGAAAAATATTTTTGAAGAAAAGTTGCATATGCACCCTTTAGGTAACTGGGATGGAAACTGTCTAAATCGTTAA
- the thrS gene encoding threonine--tRNA ligase: MSEMMNITFPDGAEKQYPKGTSTEEIAASISPGLKKRAIAGKFNGQLVDLRTPLEQDGTIQILTDKDPESLEILRHSTAHLMAQAIKRLFKNVKLGVGPVIENGFYYDIDLDESITPEHLPLIEKEMKKIVKENYVIERKVVSRDEAIQMYEEIGDEYKLELINDIPEDETLTIYTQGEFFDLCRGVHVPSTGKLKEFKLLNIAGAYWRGDSDNKMLQRIYGTAFFKKEELEQYLQLLEEAKQRDHRKIGKELDLFTNNQLVGQGLPLWMPKGATIRRTIERYIVDKEISLGYDHVYTPVLGSVDLYKTSGHWDHYHEDMFPVMEMDNEQLVLRPMNCPHHMMIYKNTIHSYRELPIRIAELGMMHRYEMSGALSGLQRVRGMTLNDAHIFVRPDQIREEFKRVVELIMEVYKDFRITDYSFRLSYRDPEDTEKYFDDDEMWEKAQRMLKEAMDELQLDYFEAEGEAAFYGPKLDVQVKTALGKEETLSTVQLDFLLPERFDLTYVGEDGKPHRSVVIHRGVVSTMERFVAYLIEEYKGAFPTWLAPVQVQVIPVSPEAHYDYARQVVDHLKKTGIRVELDARDEKIGYKIREAQMKKIPYMLVVGDQEMANETVNVRKYGEQKSVTVSFEQFLEQILQEVKKI, encoded by the coding sequence ATGTCAGAAATGATGAACATTACTTTCCCGGATGGAGCAGAAAAACAATATCCGAAGGGGACGAGTACGGAGGAAATTGCCGCTTCCATTAGTCCAGGATTAAAAAAACGAGCGATCGCAGGAAAATTCAACGGTCAGTTAGTCGATTTGCGCACCCCTTTAGAACAGGATGGAACCATTCAAATATTGACCGATAAAGACCCGGAAAGTTTGGAAATATTACGCCATTCGACGGCCCACTTAATGGCCCAAGCGATCAAACGTTTATTTAAAAACGTGAAACTCGGTGTTGGACCGGTAATTGAAAATGGATTTTACTACGACATCGATCTGGACGAATCGATTACACCTGAACATTTGCCTTTAATTGAAAAAGAAATGAAAAAGATCGTAAAAGAAAATTACGTCATCGAACGGAAAGTCGTTTCACGGGACGAAGCGATCCAGATGTATGAAGAAATCGGCGATGAATATAAACTTGAATTAATTAACGATATACCGGAAGATGAAACGTTGACAATTTATACACAAGGTGAATTTTTCGACCTTTGCCGGGGTGTCCACGTTCCTTCAACTGGAAAATTGAAAGAATTTAAATTGTTAAATATCGCCGGAGCATATTGGCGAGGCGATAGCGATAATAAAATGTTACAACGAATCTATGGAACGGCCTTTTTCAAAAAAGAAGAATTGGAACAATATTTACAATTGTTGGAGGAAGCGAAACAGCGGGATCATCGGAAAATCGGAAAGGAACTCGATTTATTTACGAACAATCAATTAGTCGGTCAAGGATTACCCCTTTGGATGCCGAAGGGTGCAACGATTCGCCGGACGATCGAACGATATATTGTCGATAAGGAAATTAGCCTAGGCTATGACCATGTGTATACACCTGTTCTCGGTAGCGTTGATTTATATAAAACGAGCGGCCATTGGGATCATTATCATGAGGATATGTTCCCTGTAATGGAAATGGACAATGAACAATTAGTTCTTCGGCCGATGAATTGTCCGCACCATATGATGATCTATAAAAATACGATTCATAGTTATCGTGAATTACCGATTCGAATCGCCGAACTCGGCATGATGCATCGATACGAAATGAGCGGGGCGTTATCGGGTCTTCAACGGGTACGGGGAATGACTCTCAATGATGCCCATATATTTGTACGTCCGGACCAAATTAGAGAGGAATTTAAACGGGTTGTCGAATTGATTATGGAAGTGTATAAAGACTTCCGTATTACCGATTATTCCTTCCGCCTTTCTTATCGGGATCCGGAAGATACGGAAAAGTATTTCGATGATGATGAAATGTGGGAAAAAGCTCAACGAATGTTGAAGGAAGCGATGGATGAATTACAGTTAGATTATTTTGAAGCGGAAGGGGAAGCGGCCTTTTACGGACCAAAGTTGGATGTGCAAGTGAAAACTGCCCTTGGAAAAGAAGAAACGTTATCGACGGTACAACTAGACTTTTTACTTCCAGAACGGTTTGATTTAACGTACGTCGGTGAAGACGGGAAGCCCCATCGGTCGGTCGTCATTCATCGCGGCGTCGTATCGACGATGGAACGATTTGTTGCTTATTTAATTGAAGAATATAAAGGGGCATTTCCGACGTGGCTTGCACCGGTTCAAGTTCAAGTGATTCCGGTATCTCCAGAAGCCCATTATGACTATGCGAGACAAGTAGTGGATCACTTGAAAAAAACTGGAATTCGCGTTGAATTGGATGCAAGGGATGAAAAAATCGGGTATAAAATTCGTGAAGCCCAAATGAAAAAAATTCCATATATGCTCGTCGTCGGGGATCAGGAAATGGCGAATGAGACGGTAAATGTTCGAAAATATGGAGAACAAAAATCCGTCACCGTTTCCTTCGAACAGTTTCTTGAACAAATTTTACAGGAAGTCAAAAAAATATAG
- the infC gene encoding translation initiation factor IF-3 gives MMVNEGIRAREVRVIDANGEQLGIKSKSEALAIAARRNLDLVLVAPNAKPPVVRIMDYGKFRFEQQKKEKEARKKQKVINVKEVRFSPTIDEHDFNTKLRNARKFLEKGDKVKASLRFKGRAITHKEIGQKVLDRLAQECADIAQIESKPKMDGRSMFLVLAPKTDK, from the coding sequence ATGATGGTTAACGAGGGTATCCGTGCCCGGGAAGTTCGTGTGATTGATGCTAACGGCGAACAGTTGGGTATAAAATCGAAATCCGAAGCCCTTGCAATTGCTGCCCGTAGGAATTTGGATCTCGTCCTTGTCGCTCCGAACGCGAAGCCGCCAGTCGTAAGAATTATGGACTATGGTAAATTCCGATTCGAGCAACAAAAGAAGGAAAAGGAAGCGAGAAAGAAACAAAAAGTCATTAATGTCAAGGAAGTCCGCTTCAGTCCGACGATCGACGAGCATGATTTCAATACGAAATTACGTAATGCCCGAAAATTCCTCGAAAAGGGCGATAAAGTAAAAGCCTCTCTCCGGTTCAAAGGGCGCGCCATCACCCATAAGGAGATCGGTCAAAAGGTATTGGATCGTTTGGCACAAGAATGTGCGGATATCGCTCAAATCGAGTCCAAACCGAAAATGGACGGTCGTAGCATGTTCTTAGTTTTGGCACCAAAAACAGATAAATAA
- the rpmI gene encoding 50S ribosomal protein L35 gives MPKMKTHRGSAKRFKKTGSGKLKRSHSHTSHLFANKSKKQKRKLRKGAVVSSGDFKRIRHMI, from the coding sequence ATGCCTAAAATGAAAACACATCGCGGTTCTGCAAAACGTTTCAAAAAAACGGGTTCAGGAAAACTGAAACGTTCACATTCACATACAAGCCATTTATTTGCGAATAAATCGAAAAAACAAAAACGGAAATTACGCAAAGGTGCAGTCGTATCTTCCGGTGATTTCAAACGTATTCGTCATATGATTTAA
- the rplT gene encoding 50S ribosomal protein L20: MARVKGGTVTRKRRKRVLKLAKGYYGSKHRLYKVANQQVMKSLQYAYRDRRQRKRDFRKLWIARINAAARMNGLSYNRFMHGLKLAGIEINRKMLADLAVSDAEAFAQLVNTAKEQLNK; encoded by the coding sequence ATGGCACGTGTTAAAGGTGGTACGGTTACGCGCAAACGCCGTAAACGTGTACTAAAATTAGCGAAGGGTTATTACGGTTCAAAACACCGTTTATATAAAGTAGCAAACCAACAAGTAATGAAATCTTTGCAATACGCGTATCGGGATCGTCGGCAACGGAAACGCGACTTCCGGAAACTATGGATTGCGCGTATTAATGCTGCAGCTCGCATGAACGGATTATCCTATAATCGTTTCATGCACGGATTGAAATTAGCAGGTATTGAAATTAACCGTAAAATGTTGGCTGATTTGGCCGTTTCCGATGCGGAAGCCTTTGCCCAATTAGTTAACACTGCGAAGGAACAATTAAACAAATAA
- a CDS encoding DUF1294 domain-containing protein — MEGLFIAFILLNVYGFLLMGVDKRRAKQQKWRISERKIWLTALFGGAWGIGFGMHVFRHKTKHRSFKYGIPLIIVIQSILFFFCSEIV, encoded by the coding sequence ATGGAAGGGCTTTTCATTGCATTCATTTTGTTAAACGTTTACGGATTTTTGTTAATGGGAGTGGATAAAAGACGGGCAAAGCAGCAAAAATGGCGTATTTCGGAACGAAAAATTTGGTTGACGGCTTTATTCGGCGGTGCATGGGGAATAGGGTTCGGTATGCACGTATTCCGTCATAAAACAAAACATCGATCTTTCAAATACGGGATTCCTTTAATCATTGTCATTCAATCGATTCTTTTCTTCTTTTGTAGCGAAATAGTGTAG
- a CDS encoding TVP38/TMEM64 family protein: protein MNEQADYVLSFLEMSGIFAPIAFIVFHTLRPFLFIPVVVVCLAGGLLFGTVFGSVFSLVGLTLSSFVLYLLLILFPGVTNKLSSIKQRWFGPYTKFTPGQITVLKLIPFIHFQLLSFCLFEHRKNFSEYATLSFLTNIPVVIFYTTFGQFLKQFTPFIILLILLALTVFIIVFRERMVVIKWNEFFKSTV from the coding sequence TTGAATGAACAGGCAGATTATGTCCTATCCTTCTTAGAGATGAGTGGAATATTCGCCCCGATTGCTTTCATTGTCTTTCATACGTTGCGTCCGTTTCTTTTTATCCCCGTAGTTGTCGTTTGTCTAGCCGGTGGTTTGTTGTTCGGAACGGTTTTCGGATCAGTTTTTTCTTTAGTCGGTCTTACGTTATCGAGTTTCGTATTGTATCTCCTGCTAATCCTTTTTCCCGGCGTTACGAATAAATTGTCTTCAATTAAACAACGATGGTTTGGACCTTATACGAAATTCACGCCAGGACAAATAACTGTGTTAAAACTCATCCCGTTCATTCATTTCCAATTGCTTTCCTTTTGTTTGTTTGAACATCGAAAAAACTTTTCAGAATATGCTACCCTCTCCTTTTTGACGAATATTCCTGTCGTAATCTTTTATACGACTTTCGGCCAATTTTTGAAACAATTTACCCCTTTTATCATTTTGCTCATTCTTCTCGCCTTGACAGTTTTCATTATTGTTTTTCGAGAAAGAATGGTTGTTATTAAGTGGAATGAATTTTTTAAATCTACCGTATAA
- a CDS encoding sigma-w pathway protein ysdB: MFSLIIFLLYAGIRYLLHPKRKLEIAHEQKKFYFLDDINNVRKNFLLTYKGVLFEGEKYLGTTSDAFDVVSIFVFPKNVNALKGLTKNDFKRIEEHILQYYPKAKIDWKSPIKEFLDNNDGAVR, translated from the coding sequence ATGTTTTCTTTAATCATCTTCTTGCTTTATGCCGGCATCCGCTATTTACTTCATCCGAAACGGAAATTGGAAATCGCCCACGAACAAAAAAAATTTTATTTTCTCGACGATATCAATAATGTGCGTAAAAATTTCTTATTAACATATAAAGGGGTGTTGTTTGAAGGGGAAAAATATTTAGGTACGACTTCCGATGCCTTTGACGTCGTTAGCATTTTCGTTTTCCCAAAAAATGTGAATGCTTTAAAAGGGTTAACAAAAAATGATTTTAAACGGATTGAAGAACATATATTACAATATTATCCGAAGGCGAAAATCGATTGGAAAAGTCCGATAAAAGAATTTCTTGACAATAATGATGGGGCTGTCCGATAA
- a CDS encoding dUTP diphosphatase: MDLQRMFAMQRTLDRRIESQHGLEQENLFDRKLLALLVEVGELANETKCFKYWSEKPASPKEKVLEEFVDGWHFILSLGIELRFDQDSYEIPMGDKIIDSTLAFLNVFESIHHFQKEKNKQRYVSLIQSYVVLGTTLGFTEKDIFSAYVQKNELNHQRQDDGY; encoded by the coding sequence ATGGATTTACAAAGGATGTTTGCCATGCAGCGAACGTTGGATCGGCGCATCGAATCACAGCACGGTTTAGAACAGGAAAATTTATTCGATCGAAAATTGCTTGCGTTGTTGGTAGAAGTAGGGGAACTGGCGAACGAAACGAAATGTTTTAAGTATTGGAGCGAAAAGCCTGCTTCCCCAAAGGAAAAAGTTTTGGAAGAATTCGTCGATGGATGGCATTTCATCCTATCGTTAGGTATTGAGTTACGATTCGATCAGGATTCATATGAGATTCCGATGGGTGACAAAATAATCGACTCAACGCTTGCGTTTTTAAATGTATTTGAGAGTATTCATCATTTTCAAAAGGAGAAGAATAAACAGCGATATGTATCGTTAATTCAGTCGTATGTCGTTTTAGGTACGACTCTCGGATTTACGGAGAAAGATATTTTCAGTGCATATGTGCAAAAAAATGAATTGAACCATCAACGTCAAGACGATGGATATTAA
- a CDS encoding transposase — MDKQTPLLYFHLNVFSTKDTYFIIVFMFKKARDSVKTIVIDMYSPYIALIKDLFPKAQVMIHPLGRVTCLYFCSKKGLIFHHQHQKL; from the coding sequence ATGGATAAACAAACCCCGTTGTTGTATTTTCACTTAAACGTGTTTTCTACAAAAGATACGTATTTCATCATTGTGTTCATGTTCAAAAAAGCCAGAGATTCGGTTAAAACCATTGTCATTGATATGTACAGTCCATATATCGCATTGATTAAAGATCTGTTTCCGAAAGCTCAGGTTATGATTCATCCGTTGGGGCGTGTCACTTGTCTTTATTTTTGTTCAAAAAAGGGGCTCATTTTTCATCACCAACACCAAAAATTATAG
- a CDS encoding ABC transporter ATP-binding protein: MSNQKRPFAPMHRGPGPRGFGGVKDKPKNFKGTLKRLLSYLGPSKYQLIIVFFAAVLSTVFSIVSPKYLGKATTKIFEGLMAKMQNVPGASIDFSYIGNILLLLIGLYLFSSLFTYIQQWIMAGVTQKTVYVLRKEVDEKLSRLPLKYYDSRTHGEILSRVVNDVDNISNTLQQSLTQLISSFVTLIGVIVMMMTISIPLTLIVVLTLPLSFVITSFIIKRSQNYFAGQQKALGNLNGHVEEMFTGHQIVKAYGKEKDSIRRFNQINADLYDSGQKAQFISGIIMPLMGFVNNIGYVLVSVVGGIFVTKRTIAVGDVQAFIQYARQFSQPITQASNIANIIQSAIASAERVFQVLDEKEEVQDEHFETISEFKGEIRFEHVSFRYKENEPLINDLNIEVKAGQTIAIVGPTGAGKTTLVNLLMRFYDVQKGKITIDGIDIRDLKRQNLRKRFGMVLQDTWLFNGTIKDNIAYGKDGATDEEIIRAAKAARADHFIRTLPDGYETVLNEEASNISQGQKQLLTIARAILADPNILILDEATSSVDTRTEIVIQKAMDELMKNRTSFVIAHRLSTIRKADLILVMNHGNVIEKGTHEELLAADGFYADLYNSQFRDYGRKTG; this comes from the coding sequence ATGAGTAATCAAAAAAGACCATTCGCACCGATGCACCGTGGTCCCGGTCCGCGCGGATTCGGTGGGGTGAAGGATAAACCGAAAAATTTTAAAGGCACGCTAAAAAGACTCCTCTCCTATCTAGGTCCAAGCAAATACCAGTTAATCATCGTGTTTTTCGCCGCGGTCTTAAGCACGGTATTTTCCATCGTCAGCCCGAAATATCTCGGGAAGGCGACGACGAAAATTTTCGAAGGATTAATGGCCAAAATGCAAAATGTTCCGGGGGCTTCGATCGATTTTAGCTATATCGGGAACATCTTGTTACTTTTAATCGGGTTATATTTATTTAGCTCGTTGTTCACGTATATTCAACAATGGATTATGGCGGGGGTAACACAAAAAACGGTGTATGTGTTAAGGAAAGAAGTGGATGAAAAACTGTCCCGGCTGCCGTTGAAATATTACGATTCGAGAACACACGGAGAAATATTAAGTCGGGTCGTCAATGATGTGGACAATATTAGCAATACATTGCAGCAAAGTTTAACCCAATTAATCTCTTCCTTCGTAACGCTTATCGGTGTTATTGTGATGATGATGACAATTAGCATTCCGTTAACTTTGATCGTCGTTCTCACATTACCATTAAGCTTTGTGATTACATCGTTCATCATCAAACGTTCGCAAAACTATTTCGCTGGCCAACAAAAGGCTTTAGGAAATTTGAACGGTCACGTGGAAGAAATGTTTACCGGTCATCAAATTGTGAAGGCGTACGGAAAAGAAAAGGATTCGATTAGACGATTCAATCAAATTAATGCGGATCTTTACGATTCTGGACAAAAGGCCCAGTTTATATCTGGAATCATCATGCCGCTAATGGGGTTTGTAAACAATATTGGCTACGTACTCGTTTCCGTCGTCGGAGGTATTTTCGTCACGAAGCGGACGATCGCCGTCGGAGATGTCCAAGCATTTATTCAATATGCAAGACAATTTTCTCAGCCGATTACCCAAGCATCGAATATTGCAAACATTATTCAATCAGCCATCGCTTCAGCTGAACGGGTTTTTCAAGTGCTCGATGAGAAAGAAGAGGTTCAAGATGAACATTTCGAAACGATATCGGAATTTAAGGGAGAGATTCGCTTCGAACACGTATCTTTCCGTTATAAGGAAAATGAACCGTTAATCAATGATTTAAATATCGAAGTGAAGGCGGGGCAAACGATCGCCATCGTAGGACCGACCGGGGCAGGAAAAACGACGTTAGTAAATTTACTAATGCGCTTTTATGATGTTCAAAAGGGAAAAATAACGATCGATGGGATCGATATTCGCGATTTGAAAAGACAGAACTTGCGCAAACGATTCGGAATGGTTTTACAAGATACGTGGTTGTTTAACGGAACGATTAAAGATAACATTGCATACGGTAAGGACGGGGCAACAGATGAAGAAATTATTCGAGCGGCTAAAGCTGCAAGGGCGGATCATTTTATTCGAACATTACCGGATGGGTACGAAACGGTGTTGAATGAAGAGGCATCGAATATTTCCCAAGGGCAAAAACAATTACTCACTATTGCACGGGCGATTTTAGCTGACCCGAACATTCTCATTTTAGACGAGGCGACAAGTAGCGTCGATACACGAACGGAAATCGTCATCCAAAAGGCGATGGATGAATTGATGAAAAATCGAACGAGTTTTGTCATCGCCCATCGACTCTCGACGATCCGAAAGGCGGACCTCATTCTCGTAATGAATCATGGAAATGTCATCGAAAAGGGAACCCATGAGGAACTGCTCGCCGCAGACGGATTTTATGCCGATTTATATAATAGTCAATTTCGCGATTACGGACGGAAAACCGGCTAA
- a CDS encoding ABC transporter ATP-binding protein, whose protein sequence is MKKMAVFLKPYKMSILLVILFVFLQALSELYLPTLMSEIIDKGVVNGDISYIWRIGGVMLVVAAFGMACSIFASLHSSKTAAGFGKDVREKLFTHVESFSQKEIDQLGTASLITRTTNDVTQVQNVLINFLRILVRAPLMAIGGIFMAMTQDAKLSLIFLFTLPILAGTIVFIAKKGIPLFKAIQKKIDRLNKIVREKLIGVRVIRAFNREEQEEQRFDEANKDLTNATLRVNVIMAAMMPAMMLILNLTTVAIVWFGAIQIDYGNMEVGELMAFIQYAMQIMFSLIMVSMVFIMIPRAQVSFDRINEVLAVTPSIRSENEVGTIPEITGMIEFRNVTFHYPGAEKPALTNISFSAGPGEVTAIIGGTGSGKSTLIHLIPRFYDVTDGTILIDGKDIRDYSLDELRKKIGLVPQKSVLFSGTITDNIRYGKEDATEEEIKRAAETAQALEFINEMKHGFDTIISQGGTNVSGGQKQRISIARALVRKPEIYLFDDSFSALDFKTDARLREALKSETANASVIIVAQRISTVMDADRIIVLNEGEIAGIGTHEQLLQSCTVYQEIVSSQLSKEEIA, encoded by the coding sequence ATGAAAAAAATGGCTGTTTTCCTCAAACCGTACAAGATGTCCATCCTACTCGTTATATTGTTCGTTTTTTTACAAGCCTTGTCCGAATTATATTTACCTACCCTCATGTCCGAAATTATCGACAAAGGGGTCGTAAACGGAGATATTTCGTATATTTGGAGAATCGGTGGAGTAATGTTAGTCGTCGCCGCGTTCGGAATGGCCTGCTCTATCTTCGCAAGCTTACATTCATCAAAGACGGCCGCCGGTTTCGGAAAGGATGTTCGAGAAAAACTTTTCACCCATGTCGAAAGCTTTTCTCAAAAAGAAATTGACCAACTCGGAACCGCTTCTTTAATTACCCGAACGACGAACGACGTCACACAAGTACAAAATGTGTTAATCAACTTTTTACGCATTCTCGTAAGGGCGCCCTTAATGGCCATCGGAGGAATATTTATGGCCATGACTCAAGATGCGAAATTGTCCTTGATCTTTCTTTTTACTTTGCCGATTTTGGCAGGCACGATCGTATTCATCGCGAAAAAGGGAATTCCATTATTCAAAGCAATTCAAAAAAAAATCGATCGTTTGAATAAAATCGTCCGGGAAAAGTTAATCGGTGTTCGGGTTATTCGAGCCTTTAATCGGGAAGAGCAGGAAGAACAACGATTCGATGAGGCAAACAAAGATTTAACAAACGCAACCCTCCGTGTGAATGTAATTATGGCTGCTATGATGCCAGCTATGATGCTCATCTTAAATCTCACGACCGTCGCCATCGTCTGGTTCGGAGCGATTCAAATCGATTACGGAAATATGGAAGTCGGGGAATTGATGGCTTTTATTCAATATGCAATGCAAATCATGTTCTCCTTAATTATGGTATCCATGGTATTCATCATGATTCCTCGAGCCCAAGTTTCCTTTGATCGCATCAATGAAGTATTAGCCGTTACTCCTTCCATCCGTAGCGAAAACGAGGTTGGAACGATTCCTGAAATAACGGGAATGATCGAATTTCGAAATGTTACGTTCCATTATCCGGGAGCAGAGAAACCGGCTCTAACGAATATTTCATTTTCAGCAGGGCCTGGGGAAGTTACGGCAATCATCGGAGGAACGGGTTCGGGAAAGTCGACCCTCATCCATTTGATTCCCAGATTTTATGATGTAACCGATGGAACGATCCTCATAGATGGAAAGGATATCCGTGATTATTCGTTAGACGAATTACGAAAAAAAATCGGCCTCGTCCCACAAAAATCCGTTCTCTTTTCGGGAACGATTACGGATAATATTCGTTACGGAAAGGAAGATGCAACGGAAGAAGAAATTAAGCGGGCAGCAGAAACGGCACAAGCGTTAGAATTTATCAATGAAATGAAACATGGATTCGACACAATCATCTCCCAAGGTGGAACAAACGTATCCGGCGGACAAAAACAACGAATTTCCATCGCTCGTGCTCTCGTCCGAAAACCGGAAATTTATTTGTTTGACGATAGCTTTTCTGCCTTAGACTTTAAAACGGATGCCCGATTGCGAGAGGCGTTGAAATCAGAGACGGCTAATGCGTCCGTCATTATCGTCGCCCAAAGGATTAGTACGGTCATGGATGCAGATCGAATCATCGTCCTAAACGAAGGAGAAATAGCGGGAATTGGTACCCATGAACAATTATTGCAATCGTGCACCGTTTATCAAGAAATCGTATCCTCGCAATTATCGAAGGAGGAGATCGCATGA
- a CDS encoding MarR family winged helix-turn-helix transcriptional regulator, whose amino-acid sequence MDTNIDRIHKAMHRIRKYMDMELQSSTITNHQFFLLSTIFREGGCKLSYLAEKLQVTPSAITVMIDRLEKSQYIVRTPDPQDRRATIVKLTADGEKMLKQSLRERNEIMGRKIAVLNEDEIRLLADLVEKIADTKTDEQT is encoded by the coding sequence ATGGATACGAATATTGATCGAATTCATAAAGCGATGCATCGAATTCGAAAGTATATGGATATGGAATTACAAAGTTCGACGATTACGAACCATCAGTTTTTCCTTCTATCTACAATTTTTCGTGAAGGAGGATGTAAACTTTCTTATTTAGCCGAGAAACTACAAGTAACCCCGAGTGCGATTACGGTGATGATCGATCGTTTAGAAAAATCGCAATATATCGTGCGTACACCGGACCCACAAGATCGGCGGGCTACGATCGTAAAATTAACTGCCGATGGAGAAAAGATGTTGAAACAGTCGCTTCGGGAAAGAAATGAAATCATGGGAAGAAAAATAGCCGTACTCAATGAAGACGAAATTCGCCTATTAGCAGATTTAGTGGAAAAAATAGCCGATACAAAAACAGATGAACAAACTTGA